The Pseudarthrobacter sulfonivorans genome includes a window with the following:
- a CDS encoding AMP-binding protein, with amino-acid sequence MSTSAHVDTFTRDHLPPATTWPALEFTLPELQYPEQLNAAAVLIDDTVAHYGADRPALRTPDDEVWTYGELQLRANQAAQVLTEDFGVVPGNRVMLRGPNNPWIVAAWLGVLKAGAVVVTTMPMLRAAEIQTLIQLTKPVVAISDHRFLDDLAAAAGAGVAVIAYGGTGTGDFAARCSEKSGNFTTIATAADDVAILGPTSGTTGAPKITMHFHRDILAIADTFGRHILQPTAEDVFAGSPPVAFTFGLGGLVIFPLRFGASALLTERAAPVELAENAAAAGASILFTAPTAYRAILKAGRGDLLSRLRVAVSAGEHLPKETWQAVYDATGVRLVNGIGATEMLHVFISATGDDSRPGATGKAVPGFRATILDEDGSELGPNQPGRLAVLGPTGCRYLDDERQSRYVAHGWNITGDTFTRDEDGYFVYQSRSDDMIVSSGYNIGAPEVEAAINQHPDVLESAVVGRPDPERGTVVCAFIVLREDVDGDEAKRKEIQDFVKQTIAPYKYPRDVRFVAELPRNPSGKLQHFKLRQILENNNDQLAHAAAPQA; translated from the coding sequence ATGAGTACATCGGCCCATGTGGACACATTTACGCGGGACCACCTACCACCGGCAACGACGTGGCCGGCCCTTGAGTTCACCCTCCCGGAACTCCAGTACCCCGAACAGCTGAATGCAGCGGCCGTGCTGATCGATGACACCGTTGCCCACTACGGTGCCGACCGGCCGGCGCTCCGCACGCCCGACGACGAGGTCTGGACTTACGGCGAACTGCAGCTTCGGGCCAATCAGGCGGCCCAAGTGCTCACCGAGGATTTCGGCGTGGTTCCGGGCAACCGCGTGATGCTCCGGGGACCCAACAACCCGTGGATTGTCGCAGCCTGGCTGGGCGTGCTCAAAGCAGGTGCCGTCGTCGTCACCACCATGCCGATGCTGCGGGCCGCCGAGATCCAGACACTGATCCAGCTGACCAAGCCTGTCGTGGCGATCTCCGACCACCGTTTCCTGGACGACCTAGCCGCCGCTGCGGGCGCCGGCGTTGCCGTCATCGCCTATGGAGGCACGGGCACCGGAGATTTCGCCGCCCGCTGCTCCGAAAAGAGCGGAAACTTCACCACCATTGCAACGGCAGCAGACGACGTCGCGATACTGGGGCCCACCTCCGGCACCACCGGCGCCCCCAAGATCACCATGCATTTCCACCGGGACATCCTGGCGATCGCCGACACCTTTGGCCGCCACATCCTCCAGCCCACAGCCGAGGACGTCTTCGCGGGCTCGCCGCCGGTCGCATTCACCTTCGGGCTCGGCGGCCTGGTCATCTTTCCCCTCCGTTTTGGGGCCTCCGCGCTCCTTACTGAGCGCGCAGCGCCCGTCGAACTGGCAGAGAACGCGGCTGCGGCCGGTGCATCGATCCTCTTCACGGCACCCACTGCCTACAGGGCAATCCTCAAGGCCGGGCGCGGTGACCTGCTCAGCCGGCTGAGGGTCGCTGTCTCTGCGGGCGAACACCTGCCCAAGGAAACCTGGCAGGCTGTCTACGATGCCACCGGGGTCCGGTTGGTCAACGGCATCGGAGCCACGGAAATGCTCCACGTGTTCATCTCGGCAACCGGCGATGACAGCCGGCCCGGCGCAACGGGCAAGGCCGTCCCCGGATTCCGGGCGACCATTCTCGACGAGGACGGCTCCGAATTGGGCCCGAACCAGCCCGGCAGGCTTGCCGTCCTGGGACCCACCGGCTGCCGCTACCTCGATGACGAACGCCAATCCCGGTACGTCGCCCACGGATGGAACATCACCGGCGACACCTTCACCAGGGACGAGGACGGCTACTTCGTCTACCAGTCCCGCTCCGATGACATGATCGTTTCCTCCGGCTACAACATTGGCGCCCCGGAGGTGGAAGCCGCCATCAATCAGCACCCCGACGTCCTGGAGAGTGCCGTCGTCGGGCGGCCGGACCCGGAGCGCGGAACCGTAGTCTGTGCCTTCATCGTCCTTCGCGAAGACGTCGACGGCGACGAGGCCAAGCGCAAGGAAATCCAGGACTTCGTCAAGCAAACGATCGCCCCGTACAAGTATCCGCGCGATGTCCGGTTTGTTGCTGAACTGCCGCGCAACCCCAGCGGGAAGCTGCAGCACTTCAAGCTGCGGCAAATCCTCGAAA